A window from Bombus fervidus isolate BK054 chromosome 12, iyBomFerv1, whole genome shotgun sequence encodes these proteins:
- the Stv gene encoding BAG domain-containing protein starvin isoform X1, translating into MSFYFRDRPKFSDRLRGKSGDELLQEIKQQFDEDSKSFFEPTNRSQRDPFERHSTFSRGFPFDDDNFGRRSDIRAHLDDLAARHPEFADHLLGPPWGDIPFHGSFRNRNRDSGNRDRNNHQQGYSDEDARSQASGSSAASGISASSSHGEADINQNQKNKSSNFEESHKKSQIPQYGLRNTVDIGQHHHNMENLDRGNRGQRSMSAPPENRQSSNQQQPQQQEQQPQQQPQGQRYVSRIDITPQHNQPQQQKSQQQQSQPQQQTQQQQQKPQQQSNVRHIPIFVEGRDEPVLPRSFDDPSSFRRAPSPFRREPSPPQFHAPPHFQRTFGQHFGGRSHQRPPHFQESFYQSPSGFEHPSRRQQQTHTFQQPRQPQQQQYCERQPQQQYYTERQPQQQHYEQSKQQKSQQQAPPQQQQQQPQQQEPPKPTVPKDPLEKVALVQKEVDSLAEQVKQYSGNSRTDKEYIYLDEMLTRELIKLDDIETEGRDNVRQARKNAIKTIQETISLLESKAPLPSQQVLSEGQEKQEVSNVTEEAEQTGTLGMHHKEEDQSQNKEAIPLPPAPSSPTNKSEKATEPSTEKIENSDTYYATSQQQDARQVSSVPIETTPAKKPEMTSMDVQQIPDEAVVTEQKEVENAPGEKEQENTTEVKETDISAEKTTENIPSEGNKEVNPLEEKKLENVSEDKKVENTSKEKKTEKTDSKRSGQEQQQKTEEKMEIESSEVKQSPRSKKGRKTKKQAAPVSDKPIPLPAPENTEASAN; encoded by the exons ATGTCTTTCTACTTTCGCGACCGGCCGAAATTCAGCGACAGACTACGTGGTAAATCCGGCGACGAACTTCTGCAAGAGATTAAACAACAGTTCGACGAAGACAGCAAGTCTTTCTTCGAGCCTACAAATAGATCGCAACGGGATCCCTTTGAACGACATTCCACTTTCTCAAGG GGGTTCCCATTCGACGACGACAATTTCGGACGACGCAGTGATATTCGTGCGCATCTGGACGATCTAGCAGCCCGCCACCCAGAATTTGCCGACCATCTGTTAGGCCCACCTTGGGGTGACATCCCATTCCACGGCTCTTTCCGTAACCGAAATCGCGACTCTGGAAACAGAGATCGTAATAATCATCAACAAGGTTACTCTGACGAGGACGCACGAAGTCAAGCAAGCGGAAGTAGCGCTGCCAGCGGAATCAGTGCATCCAGTTCACACGGTGAAGCGGACATTAACCAGAATCAGAAAAATAAATCCTCCAATTTCGAAGAATCTCATAAGAAAAGTCAAATTCCGCAATACggattacgtaatactgtggaTATAGGTCAGCACCATCACAACATGGAAAATCTTGACAGAGGAAATCGTGGACAACGTTCAATGTCCGCTCCTCCAGAGAATAGACAGTCTTCTAATCAACAACAACCTCAACAGCAAGAGCAACAGCCACAGCAGCAGCCACAGGGTCAGAGATACGTTTCTAGGATAGATATAACGCCACAGCATAACCAGCCTCAGCAGCAGAAATCACAGCAGCAACAGTCGCAGCCACAACAACAAACTCAGCAACAACAGCAGAAACCTCAGCAGCAAAGTAACGTTAGGCATATTCCAATTTTTGTTGAAGGTAGAGACGAACCTGTGCTACCAAGAAGTTTCGACGACCCGTCTTCCTTCAGAAGAGCACCTTCTCCTTTCAGAAGAGAACCTTCCCCTCCACAGTTTCATGCACCACCACACTTTCAAAGAACATTTGGTCAGCACTTTGGTGGAAGATCCCATCAACGGCCTCCACACTTTCAGGAATCTTTCTATCAGTCACCAAGTGGCTTTGAGCATCCTTCCAGGAGACAACAACAAACACACACTTTCCAGCAGCCTAGACAACCTCAGCAGCAACAGTATTGCGAAAGACAGCCTCAACAACAATATTATACTGAGAGACAACCACAGCAGCAGCATTATGAACAATCCAAGCAACAGAAGTCTCAACAGCAGGCTCCACctcaacaacaacaacagcaacctCAGCAACAGGAACCACCAAAACCTACCGTTCCAAAGGATCCTTTAGAAAAAGTAGCTCTTGTACAGAAAGAAGTAGACTCTCTGGCTGAACAAGTTAAACAGTATAGTGGTAACTCGAGGACagataaagaatatatttatctgGATGAAATGCTTACTAGAGAACTGATTAAATTGGACGATATAGAGACAGAGGGTAGAGACAATGTTCGACAGGCGCGCAAGAACGCGATAAAGACTATACAGGAAACGATTAGTTTACTGGAGTCGAAGGCGCCGCTTCCATCGCAACAAGTATTGTCAGAGGGACAGGAGAAACAAGAAGTTTCTAATGTAACCGAAGAGGCTGAACAGACTGGAACACTGGGCATGCATCATAAAGAAGAGGATCAGTCTCAGAATAAGGAAGCAATCCCACTGCCTCCTGCACCATCATCTCCaacaaataaatctgaaaaagCTACCGAACCTTCtacagaaaaaatagaaaactcTGATACTTATTACGCCACGAGTCAACAACAGGATGCTCGGCAGGTTTCCAGCGTGCCTATTGAAACGACTCCAGCGAAGAAGCCGGAAATGACGTCCATGGATGTTCAGCAAATTCCAGACGAAGCTGTTGTAACTGAACAGAAGGAAGTAGAGAACGCTCCCGGAGAAAAGGAACAGGAAAACACTACTGAAGTAAAGGAAACAGACATTTCTGCTGAAAAGACTACTGAGAACATTCCCTCTGAGGGGAATAAGGAAGTAAATCCtctagaagaaaaaaaattagagAATGTTTCTGAGGATAAGAAAGTAGAAAACACTTCCAAGGAAAAGAAAACTGAGAAAACTGATAGTAAACGGTCTGGCCAAGAACAACAGCAAAAAACAGAGGAGAAAATGGAGATAGAAAGTAGTGAGGTAAAGCAGTCTCCCAGGtcaaaaaaaggaaggaagacaAAGAAACAGGCTGCTCCAGTGTCTGATAAACCTATACCATTGCCAGCTCCGGAGAACACTGAGGCTAGTGCAAATTAG
- the Stv gene encoding BAG domain-containing protein starvin isoform X2, with translation MDSPVIVDKASEFGEPIDLDRPFPGFPFDDDNFGRRSDIRAHLDDLAARHPEFADHLLGPPWGDIPFHGSFRNRNRDSGNRDRNNHQQGYSDEDARSQASGSSAASGISASSSHGEADINQNQKNKSSNFEESHKKSQIPQYGLRNTVDIGQHHHNMENLDRGNRGQRSMSAPPENRQSSNQQQPQQQEQQPQQQPQGQRYVSRIDITPQHNQPQQQKSQQQQSQPQQQTQQQQQKPQQQSNVRHIPIFVEGRDEPVLPRSFDDPSSFRRAPSPFRREPSPPQFHAPPHFQRTFGQHFGGRSHQRPPHFQESFYQSPSGFEHPSRRQQQTHTFQQPRQPQQQQYCERQPQQQYYTERQPQQQHYEQSKQQKSQQQAPPQQQQQQPQQQEPPKPTVPKDPLEKVALVQKEVDSLAEQVKQYSGNSRTDKEYIYLDEMLTRELIKLDDIETEGRDNVRQARKNAIKTIQETISLLESKAPLPSQQVLSEGQEKQEVSNVTEEAEQTGTLGMHHKEEDQSQNKEAIPLPPAPSSPTNKSEKATEPSTEKIENSDTYYATSQQQDARQVSSVPIETTPAKKPEMTSMDVQQIPDEAVVTEQKEVENAPGEKEQENTTEVKETDISAEKTTENIPSEGNKEVNPLEEKKLENVSEDKKVENTSKEKKTEKTDSKRSGQEQQQKTEEKMEIESSEVKQSPRSKKGRKTKKQAAPVSDKPIPLPAPENTEASAN, from the exons ATGGACTCGCCTGTCATCGTGGACAAAGCATCCGAATTCGGAGAACCGATTGATTTGGATCGTCCGTTTCCC GGGTTCCCATTCGACGACGACAATTTCGGACGACGCAGTGATATTCGTGCGCATCTGGACGATCTAGCAGCCCGCCACCCAGAATTTGCCGACCATCTGTTAGGCCCACCTTGGGGTGACATCCCATTCCACGGCTCTTTCCGTAACCGAAATCGCGACTCTGGAAACAGAGATCGTAATAATCATCAACAAGGTTACTCTGACGAGGACGCACGAAGTCAAGCAAGCGGAAGTAGCGCTGCCAGCGGAATCAGTGCATCCAGTTCACACGGTGAAGCGGACATTAACCAGAATCAGAAAAATAAATCCTCCAATTTCGAAGAATCTCATAAGAAAAGTCAAATTCCGCAATACggattacgtaatactgtggaTATAGGTCAGCACCATCACAACATGGAAAATCTTGACAGAGGAAATCGTGGACAACGTTCAATGTCCGCTCCTCCAGAGAATAGACAGTCTTCTAATCAACAACAACCTCAACAGCAAGAGCAACAGCCACAGCAGCAGCCACAGGGTCAGAGATACGTTTCTAGGATAGATATAACGCCACAGCATAACCAGCCTCAGCAGCAGAAATCACAGCAGCAACAGTCGCAGCCACAACAACAAACTCAGCAACAACAGCAGAAACCTCAGCAGCAAAGTAACGTTAGGCATATTCCAATTTTTGTTGAAGGTAGAGACGAACCTGTGCTACCAAGAAGTTTCGACGACCCGTCTTCCTTCAGAAGAGCACCTTCTCCTTTCAGAAGAGAACCTTCCCCTCCACAGTTTCATGCACCACCACACTTTCAAAGAACATTTGGTCAGCACTTTGGTGGAAGATCCCATCAACGGCCTCCACACTTTCAGGAATCTTTCTATCAGTCACCAAGTGGCTTTGAGCATCCTTCCAGGAGACAACAACAAACACACACTTTCCAGCAGCCTAGACAACCTCAGCAGCAACAGTATTGCGAAAGACAGCCTCAACAACAATATTATACTGAGAGACAACCACAGCAGCAGCATTATGAACAATCCAAGCAACAGAAGTCTCAACAGCAGGCTCCACctcaacaacaacaacagcaacctCAGCAACAGGAACCACCAAAACCTACCGTTCCAAAGGATCCTTTAGAAAAAGTAGCTCTTGTACAGAAAGAAGTAGACTCTCTGGCTGAACAAGTTAAACAGTATAGTGGTAACTCGAGGACagataaagaatatatttatctgGATGAAATGCTTACTAGAGAACTGATTAAATTGGACGATATAGAGACAGAGGGTAGAGACAATGTTCGACAGGCGCGCAAGAACGCGATAAAGACTATACAGGAAACGATTAGTTTACTGGAGTCGAAGGCGCCGCTTCCATCGCAACAAGTATTGTCAGAGGGACAGGAGAAACAAGAAGTTTCTAATGTAACCGAAGAGGCTGAACAGACTGGAACACTGGGCATGCATCATAAAGAAGAGGATCAGTCTCAGAATAAGGAAGCAATCCCACTGCCTCCTGCACCATCATCTCCaacaaataaatctgaaaaagCTACCGAACCTTCtacagaaaaaatagaaaactcTGATACTTATTACGCCACGAGTCAACAACAGGATGCTCGGCAGGTTTCCAGCGTGCCTATTGAAACGACTCCAGCGAAGAAGCCGGAAATGACGTCCATGGATGTTCAGCAAATTCCAGACGAAGCTGTTGTAACTGAACAGAAGGAAGTAGAGAACGCTCCCGGAGAAAAGGAACAGGAAAACACTACTGAAGTAAAGGAAACAGACATTTCTGCTGAAAAGACTACTGAGAACATTCCCTCTGAGGGGAATAAGGAAGTAAATCCtctagaagaaaaaaaattagagAATGTTTCTGAGGATAAGAAAGTAGAAAACACTTCCAAGGAAAAGAAAACTGAGAAAACTGATAGTAAACGGTCTGGCCAAGAACAACAGCAAAAAACAGAGGAGAAAATGGAGATAGAAAGTAGTGAGGTAAAGCAGTCTCCCAGGtcaaaaaaaggaaggaagacaAAGAAACAGGCTGCTCCAGTGTCTGATAAACCTATACCATTGCCAGCTCCGGAGAACACTGAGGCTAGTGCAAATTAG
- the LOC139993004 gene encoding uncharacterized protein yields MSVFYQCIICQHPNATVIDLHNHHIQHHNPIELSQTIINLQGFKVMNDMKCTKKKYLQPINLGDNNNNENIYNHVFIKPEPKYKYKNEAINSPKKFTHDNCSINCNQFIAWERELYQRKEITDEEFFNITESLCTDLNKKKHRGRKKKDKTGVEETNIRNMLQQINTIIGIENTTVKQVKTEPCETATTSFWNNIDSTVNTTINEEFLVPKITNPIENTEKKQFTALEVVSTNTDTDVLTYHSSCNNFPWNSIITVNADEQEMSVDGKNLYSQSEQIDIANFL; encoded by the coding sequence ATGTCTGTGTTCTACCAATGCATTATTTGTCAGCATCCAAATGCTACTGTCATAGATTTACATAATCATCATATCCAACATCACAATCCAATAGAGTTATCGCAAACTATTATTAATCTTCAAGGCTTCAAAGTTATGAATGATAtgaaatgtacaaaaaaaaaatatttgcaacctATAAATTTAGGtgataacaataacaatgaaaatatatacaatcaTGTTTTTATTAAACCTGAACcaaaatataagtataaaaatgAAGCAATTAATTCACCAAAAAAATTCACCCATGATAATTGTTCGATAAACTGTAATCAGTTTATTGCTTGGGAACGTGAATTGtatcaaagaaaagaaataactgatgaagaattttttaatatcactgAAAGTCTTTGCACTGATCTAAATAAGAAGAAGCAtagaggaaggaagaaaaaagataaaacagGCGTAGAAGAgacaaatataagaaatatgttACAGCAAATCAATACAATTATAGGAATAGAGAATACAACTGTGAAACAAGTAAAGACTGAGCCTTGTGAAACAGCAACAACTTCATTTTGGAATAATATAGATTCCACCGTTAATACAACTATTAATGAAGAATTCCTTGTACCAAAGATAACAAATCCAATAGAAAATACTGAAAAAAAACAGTTTACAGCTTTGGAAGTAGTTAGCACTAATACAGATACAGATGTTTTGACATATCATTCATCATGTAATAACTTTCCTTGGAATTCTATTATTACTGTGAATGCTGATGAACAAGAAATGTCTGTTGATGGCAAAAATCTTTACTCTCAGTCAGAGCAAATTGacattgcaaattttctttaa
- the LOC139992998 gene encoding integrator complex assembly factor Brat1 has product MSSLNSNKRLAEVLELFLLPNYNIVSTTYLDLLLSHISEDIKECDTNSYENYELFQKWVLKALHTWNSECLPSQPITIFTLKLIGLVSHNELRFHYWQFKDVYNRLCDIFNLRKDDLPVSIKMAYITMLSNLIKHRSGRQWIIDSDAWKDVVKYAHWNHTLYVTRESHKFLWLLLSHEQQNVNFCKEVILAMAAPLITNNFDIQTCQVLQDNYLEENKLLCTTLDLLTSIIENTLFANMDNTIPELCQELIDLEMRVKALFEACISTKLLSHIHKLFILCLFIPIKQFIRGGKKTETETALKFYTELNYISIMLLSKAYVVELVKTNKFLMIFWKKLQSLHEFSFSQEHKFEHQAISIMIMPLALCIKHTYKDSDIFDMFLTKLFDVTCTAVQRLGYNVRDAVLKNDVPIAQIAKVDIDMLLEIMDIMDRDIAVIVFQAMCHVLKNCVPDACSKTLDSMTNATHLENSPRKQVYKFPLEGDPIVDHPTLLSSLLNGLAVMTEKFKLKWQECVETICLLSLAQEILNHPGTLPIICVKALKVCKLAIQNFMPPDLVLLTETDSHMNEIGPTLFKRLHDVNWEVRDSVLEVLNTIAIISEDKYPAFQEYLLANEFLQLAVEISKTDSESYVRASALVFLSTTVRINKLWKEKLSQFDLPNTAIMLLNNESEAIVRKEAVILLKELYVHRKWPKNIIDSMTLTMAKTAVLDLHWEVKISALEYWNHVITSHLSDQGVLDGHFPKVTFSKEHRKIVSLNETEIKRRLNKALDELAKQNCLRVLLVTLEDSDLEVCKTSAAIINKLKAFLLKYKLNEPLPALPLPKDSATLDTSYVKYEPPDNVASSNCEMLSNSNNVIEEILDVNDANLLASIYKHSIEADSKTQKLEEKTFQYIPCVTRQVFLQTIFDMDIAAYIEEKERWLTTYSTSFDSTLDDILTMYKKGDVNSMDCY; this is encoded by the exons ATGTCATCgctaaatagtaataaaagatTAGCCGAAGTTTTGGAGCTATTTCTGTTGcctaattataatattgtgtcTACTACCTATCTTGATCTTCTATTATCACACATTTCCGAAGATATTAAAGAGT GTGACACAAATAGCTATGAGAATTATGAATTGTTTCAAAAATGGGTATTAAAAGCACTGCACACATGGAATTCTGAGTGCCTTCCCTCCCAACCTATAACTATATTTACTTTAAAACTCATAGGATTAGTTTCACATAATGAATTAAGATTTCATTATTGGCAGTTTAAAGACGTGTACAACAGATTGTGTGACATATTTAACCTACGTAAAGATGATTTACCAGTATCTATTAAAATGGCTTATATTACAATGTTATCTAATTTAATCAAACATAGAAGTGGTAGACAATGGATTATAGATTCTG atGCTTGGAAAGATGTTGTAAAATATGCACATTGGAATCACACGCTATATGTTACTCGTGAAAGCCACAAATTTTTGTGGCTTTTGCTCTCACATGAACaacaaaatgttaatttttgtaaagaaGTTATTTTAGCAATGGCAGCACCATTGataacgaataatttcgaCATTCAAACATGTCAAGTGCTGCAAGATAATTATTTGGAAGAAAATAAGCTATTGTGTACTACGCTAGATCTGTTAACCAGTATCATTGAGAATACATTGTTTGCAAATATGGATAATACAATACCTGAATTATGCCAAGAACTCATTGATTTAGAAATGAGGGTAAAAGCACTGTTTGAAGCATGTATTAGTACAAAACTTTTATCACATATTCATAAGCTATTCATTCTATGTTTGTTCATTccaattaaacaatttattagaGGAGGGAAAAAAACAGAAACTGAAACAGCACTGAAGTTCTACACtgaattgaattatatatctataatgCTTCTCTCCAAAGCATATGTGGTAGAATTAGTAAagacaaacaaatttttaatgatattttggAAGAAGTTACAATCATTGCATGAATTTTCTTTCAGTCAGGAACATAAGTTTGAACATCAAGCTATATCTATAATG attatGCCTTTGGCTTTATGCAttaaacatacatataaagaTTCTGATATTTTTGATATGTTTCTTACCAAACTGTTTGATGTGACGTGTACAGCTGTACAAAGATTGGGATACAATGTAAGGGATGCTGTACTTAAAAATGATGTACCTATAGCACAGATTGCCAAAGTTGATATTGACATGCTTTTAGAAATAATGGATATCATGGATAGG GATATTGCAGTTATTGTCTTTCAAGCAATGTGTCATGTCCTAAAAAATTGTGTGCCAGATGCATGTAGTAAAACTTTAGATAGTATGACTAATGCAACACATTTGGAAAATAGTCCAAGGAAACAAGTATATAAGTTTCCCTTAGAAGGGGATCCCATAGTTGATCATCCTACATTATTATCATCGCTTCTAAATGGTTTAGCAGTCATGACAGAAAAGTTTAAGCTAAAATGGCAAGAATGTGTAGAAACCATATGCTTATTGTCATTGGCTCAAGAAATTCTAAATCACCCTGGAACATTGCCTATA ATTTGCGTGAAAGCTTTAAAAGTATGTAAGTTAGCAATTCAGAATTTTATGCCACCTGATTTAGTATTGTTAACTGAAACAGATAGTCACATGAACGAAATTGGGCCAACATTGTTTAAAAGATTACATGATGTCAACTGGGAAGTAAGGGATAGTGTACTGGAAGTTTTAAATACTATAGCTATAATTTCAGAAGACA AATATCCGGCGtttcaagaatatttattGGCAAATGAGTTTCTACAGCTAGCAGTTGAAATTAGCAAAACAGACAGTGAAAGCTATGTTCGAGCATCTGCTTTAGTTTTTCTTTCAACTACTGttcgtataaataaattatggaaagaaaaattatcgcAATTTGATTTACCT AATACTGCAATAATGCTACTCAACAATGAAAGCGAGGCCATAGTCAGAAAGGAAGCAGTAATTCTATTGAAGGAATTATATGTACATCGTAAATGGCC gaaaaatattatcgattCAATGACATTGACAATGGCAAAAACTGCTGTGCTTGATCTTCATTGGGAAGTAAAGATAAGTGCTCTTGAATATTGgaatcacgttataacatcgcATTTGTCCGATCAAGGTGTACTCGATGGTCATTTTCCAAAAGTAACGTTTTCAAAAGAACACAGGAAAATCGTATCTTTAAATGAAACTGAGATAAAGCGGAGACTTAATAAAGCACTAGATGAATTAGCGAAACAAAATTGCTTGAGA GTCCTTTTGGTTACTCTAGAAGACAGTGATCTTGAAGTATGCAAAACATCAGCAGctataataaacaaattaaaagcATTCCTTTTGAAGTACAAACTTAATGAACCTTTACCAGCATTACCTCTACCCAAAGATAGTGCCACTTTAGATACCTCTTATGTTAAGTACGAACCACCGGATAACGTTGCAAGTTCCAATTGTGAGATGCTCAGTAATTCTAATAATGTGATAGAAGAAATTCTAGATGTTAATGATGCAAATCTACTTGCTTCTATATACAAACATTCAATAGAAGCCGATAGTAAAACACAAAAATTAGAGGAGAAAACATTTCAATATATTCCTTGTGTGACTAGGCAAGTTTTTCTCCAAACAATTTTTGATATGGACATCGCTGCATATATTGAAGAGAAAGAGCGATGGTTGACCACGTACTCCACTAGTTTTGATTCAACGTTGGATGATATATTAACAATGTACAAAAAAGGAGATGTTAATTCAATGGATTGCtattaa
- the Tango9 gene encoding transport and golgi organization 9 isoform X1 → MLRLICSDYSFSNVNRLQNYLKMAWTRYQCILAALMVVTGSFNTLSVKYADQQVVPDENGQPRHFNHPFMQSSFMFIGEMMCLLVFKILYHYYSRRGDNSVDSNPLTKGSHVFNPFILLIPALCDTCATSIMYVGLNMTYASSFQMFRGAVIIFTAVLSMGFLNKKLVSREWLGIVMVIIGLALVGLSDITMEKSDVSTNSILTGDLLIICAQVIIAVQMVIEEKFIAGQNIPALQAVGWEGIFGFITICIIMIPLNFIHVPPPFADNSQGTLEATKDAFIQIGNSGHLLMAIVGISFSIAFFNFAGISITKEIGATTRMILDSVRTIIIWVFSLAFRWQAFHYLQLIGFIVLLIGMCCYNNVIIPQLVRKCRYRLGRHKPPPTDRERIINTAADDIPETQ, encoded by the exons ATGCTGAGATTGATATGTTCAGATTATTCCTTCAGTAACGTGAAT aGATTGCAGAACTATTTAAAAATGGCATGGACACGCTATCAATGTATTTTAGCAGCACTTATGGTTGTTACTGGATCTTTCAATACTTTATCTGTAaa atatgcAGATCAACAAGTTGTACCAGATGAAAATGGTCAACCTAGGCATTTTAATCATCCTTTTATGCAATCATCTTTCATGTTTATTGGAGAGATGATGTGTCTTTTAGTATTTAAAATcctttatcattattatagtCGCAGAGGA GATAATTCTGTGGACAGCAATCCGTTAACTAAAGGCTCACATGTATTTAATCCTTTTATTCTACTGATTCCTGCTTTATGTGATACATGTGCTACTTCTATTATGTATGTCGGCTTGAATATGACATATGCTAGTAGTTTTCAAATGTTTCGTGGTGCTGTTATAATATTCACTGCTGTGCTCTCAATGggttttcttaataaaaaactAGTTAGTAGGGAATGGTTAGGTATAGTAATGGTTATAATTGGTTTAGCTCTTGTTGGGCTCAGTGACATAACTATGGAAAAATCCGATGTCAGcacaaattctattttaactGGAGATTTACTTATCATATGTGCACAG GTTATAATTGCTGTTCAAATGGTAATAGAAGAAAAGTTCATAGCAGGACAGAATATACCAGCGTTGCAAGCAGTTGGCTGGGAAG gtATATTTGGATTCATTACTATATGCATTATAATGATTCCGCTTAACTTTATACATGTTCCACCTCCTTTTGCTGACAATTCGCAAGGAACCCTTGAAGCTACTAAAGATGCATTCATCCAGATTGGAAATAGTGGTCATTTGCTGATGGCTATAGTTG GTATATCATTCAGCATAGCTTTCTTTAACTTTGCTGGTATTAGTATTACTAAAGAAATTGGTGCTACAACAAGGATGATATTAGATAGTGTTCGAACAATTATCATATGGGTTTTCTCTTTAGCATTTAGGTGGCAAGCCTTCCATTATTTACag cTCATTGGCTTCATTGTTCTACTCATTGGAATGTGTTGTTATAACAATGTTATTATTCCTCAACTAGTAAGAAAATGTAGATATCGTTTAGGCCGTCATAAACCACCACCAACTGATCGTGAGCGAATTATTAATACAGCAGCAGATGATATTCCAGAAACTCaataa
- the Tango9 gene encoding transport and golgi organization 9 isoform X2, producing the protein MAWTRYQCILAALMVVTGSFNTLSVKYADQQVVPDENGQPRHFNHPFMQSSFMFIGEMMCLLVFKILYHYYSRRGDNSVDSNPLTKGSHVFNPFILLIPALCDTCATSIMYVGLNMTYASSFQMFRGAVIIFTAVLSMGFLNKKLVSREWLGIVMVIIGLALVGLSDITMEKSDVSTNSILTGDLLIICAQVIIAVQMVIEEKFIAGQNIPALQAVGWEGIFGFITICIIMIPLNFIHVPPPFADNSQGTLEATKDAFIQIGNSGHLLMAIVGISFSIAFFNFAGISITKEIGATTRMILDSVRTIIIWVFSLAFRWQAFHYLQLIGFIVLLIGMCCYNNVIIPQLVRKCRYRLGRHKPPPTDRERIINTAADDIPETQ; encoded by the exons ATGGCATGGACACGCTATCAATGTATTTTAGCAGCACTTATGGTTGTTACTGGATCTTTCAATACTTTATCTGTAaa atatgcAGATCAACAAGTTGTACCAGATGAAAATGGTCAACCTAGGCATTTTAATCATCCTTTTATGCAATCATCTTTCATGTTTATTGGAGAGATGATGTGTCTTTTAGTATTTAAAATcctttatcattattatagtCGCAGAGGA GATAATTCTGTGGACAGCAATCCGTTAACTAAAGGCTCACATGTATTTAATCCTTTTATTCTACTGATTCCTGCTTTATGTGATACATGTGCTACTTCTATTATGTATGTCGGCTTGAATATGACATATGCTAGTAGTTTTCAAATGTTTCGTGGTGCTGTTATAATATTCACTGCTGTGCTCTCAATGggttttcttaataaaaaactAGTTAGTAGGGAATGGTTAGGTATAGTAATGGTTATAATTGGTTTAGCTCTTGTTGGGCTCAGTGACATAACTATGGAAAAATCCGATGTCAGcacaaattctattttaactGGAGATTTACTTATCATATGTGCACAG GTTATAATTGCTGTTCAAATGGTAATAGAAGAAAAGTTCATAGCAGGACAGAATATACCAGCGTTGCAAGCAGTTGGCTGGGAAG gtATATTTGGATTCATTACTATATGCATTATAATGATTCCGCTTAACTTTATACATGTTCCACCTCCTTTTGCTGACAATTCGCAAGGAACCCTTGAAGCTACTAAAGATGCATTCATCCAGATTGGAAATAGTGGTCATTTGCTGATGGCTATAGTTG GTATATCATTCAGCATAGCTTTCTTTAACTTTGCTGGTATTAGTATTACTAAAGAAATTGGTGCTACAACAAGGATGATATTAGATAGTGTTCGAACAATTATCATATGGGTTTTCTCTTTAGCATTTAGGTGGCAAGCCTTCCATTATTTACag cTCATTGGCTTCATTGTTCTACTCATTGGAATGTGTTGTTATAACAATGTTATTATTCCTCAACTAGTAAGAAAATGTAGATATCGTTTAGGCCGTCATAAACCACCACCAACTGATCGTGAGCGAATTATTAATACAGCAGCAGATGATATTCCAGAAACTCaataa